The following nucleotide sequence is from Vibrio fluvialis.
CAGAATATTCATGGAGCAACTTGAGTTTTTCCAAGTCCCGAGCCCGTGTGTCGGCGTTTGTACGGTTGACGACAGGGGATATTGCCGTGGCTGCATGCGCAAAAGGGAAGAGCGGTTTCGCTGGCTGGAGATGACGCCGGCTGAGCAGTTGCACGTGATTCAGTTGTGTCGCCAGCGGTATCGAAGAAAAGTACTTGCGGCGAGGAAGGCGGCGGAAACAGAGATTGAACCCAATAATCCGCAACAGGAATTGTTTTAACGCTTAGGCTAGGGCTCTGGATGCGCTAGCCTAAACATCATTCTCGCGGCTTGTTATTTTAAAGCCCAAAGGTCACTGACCCAACCACCCGCATGCTCGTCAAAGTGAGCGCCGGTGAATTTACGTTTCGCTTCTTGTTGTGGTTTTGCTTTTTTGCTGTCGGAGAGCATCGTTCGTATGTAGTTCGCCATCGGATCGGTACATGAAGATTGCTTTCGTAATGCGACTTCTTTGATCATTTGAAGACGAAAACTTTTAGTGGCACGTTTCATTGGGGGACCTCCATTTGTGATGACGACTAATTTTAAAAGTTAGATCTTGGTCACTTCATCGTCAACACAAGCGATGCCCTATATTTTCTAATGTATTTTGGTTGATTATTAAACAACAAACCCAGTCATCGACTGGGTTTATATATTAGAGAGCACTGATTTTCCTATCACGATGATTGGAAAATGTAAGGGAAGTTTGACAGCTCAAATAGTTGAATAACATTGAGTTGCATTGCTAGTCGAGTGACTTTTTAAAGCGCATTGAGGCGACAAACAGTCCCAATACGGTGAATCCCGCCAGCCACACTGTATCTTTCCATAAGTCGGCGAGATCAGCGCCGCGCAGCACAATCCCGCGAATCAGGCGCATAAAGTGCGTAGCAGGCAGAACTTCAGATATCCACTGCGCCGCGACTGGCATGCCTTCGTAAGGGAACATGAAGCCAGACAGCAAAATGGATGGCAGCAGAATAAACACCGTCATCTGCATCGCTTGCAACTGTGTACTGGCGACTGTCGAAATCATCAGGCCCAGCGTCAGACTGGCGGAAATAAACAGTAAAGTGCCAAACAGAATCTGACTCAGCGAACCATTAATCGGTACATCGAAAATTGCATGCCCCAACCCCAGAATGATGAACACCTGAATCAGACCGACAAAAATATACGGAACGATTTTAGCTATCATCAGTTCTATAGAATGCACTGGCGTTGTAATCAGTAGTTCCAGATTGCCACGTTCACGTTCACGTACGATGGCTGCACTGGTAAACAGAATCATAGTCATGGTCAGGATTACGCCGAGCAGCCCAGGCACGATATTAACTGCCGCGCGCCGACTGGGGTTGTAGAACAGAGTAATCTCAAAGGTCGGTGTGGCTGCGGGTTTGATTTTAAAATCGAAATCCTGCAACGGCATGTTTTTAAGACCTGAAATAGCGCCCGCAATCATGGTATCTGAACCGTCCACAATCCATTGACCAAGCTCACGACCTTCTTGCACCCGCTGAGTTAAATCTTTCGGCAGAACCAGCGCGGCGCGGACTTCGCCACTGGCAATCGCTTGCTGCGCTTGATCTGCGGTCGTGTAAGCCTGAGTCACATTGACCACTTGGCTCACTTTAATCGATTCTGTCAGCAGGCGGCCAAATGTGGATTGGCTTTGATCAACCACTGCCACCGGAATGTTTCGAACATCGGTGTTGATGGCAAAGCCAAACAAAATCAGCTGGATGAGCGGAATCATCACCACCATACCGAAAGTGATGCGATCGCGTGATAACTGGCGAAACTCTTTCACCATGACGGCTTTAATGCGATAGAGCGAGTTCATTGGCGGCCTTTCCCTGTCACGGTAACAAAAACATCTTCCAGGCTCGGGCGCGCAATCGTCATTTCGGCGTGCGCTAAGTCTGGATTGGTTTGGCGTAGCCAGGCAATCGGGTCCTGAACTTGACGATGGATTAATACACGCAGACGAATGCCCAGTTGCGCGGCGGAGCGCACTTCTGGCTTGGTGAGCAAAACTTCTTTGAGCTTACGCAAATGTGGCGCTTTCACTTCCACGACCGTTACGCCCATTTGCTGCATCAGTTTTTCTGGTTCATCATCGGCACGAATTTCACCGGCTTCCATAATCGCGAGCCGATGACAGCGTTCGGCTTCATCCATGTAGTGTGTTGTCACCAGAATGGTGGTGCCTTGTGAGGAGAGGTCAAACAACTGTTCCCAGAATTCACGGCGGTTTTCCGGATCGACCGCTGACGTCGGTTCATCAAGGAACAGCAGTTCAGGGCGATGCATGGTCGCCGCCGCCAGCGCCAAACGCTGTTTCTGACCACCGCTCATTCCGCCGACGCGTTGTTTACGGCGTTCATCCAATCCATACGTTTTCAATTGTTCGTCAGCTCTGGCGTTGAGTTCCTTGCGGTTCATGCCAAAAATCTGGCCAATGAATTGCAGGTTTTCTTGCACGCTAAGATCGTCGTACAGTGAAAACTTCTGGGTCATGTAACCAATCTTCAGCCGCAAAGCTTCAGATTGACGGGGAATATCCAGCCCTAATACGTTTACCTGACCTTCCGTTGGGCTCAATAGCCCGGTCAGCACTCGAATGGTGGTCGATTTACCACAGCCGTTAGGTCCCAGAAAGCCGTAGATACTGCCTTTCGGCACACTGAGATTAATGCCTTCGATGGCGGTGAAGTCACCGAATTTTTTCATCACGTTCTGCGCGTGAATGGCGAGATCGCTCATACCAACTCCTACGGCAAATCAACTTGTGCCGGAATCCCGGAAGGCAGAGACTTCGCCGAGTTAGGCAGGTCCACTTCAGCAAGATACATCAGGCGCGCACGCTCGTTTTCAGTCAGCGCGTAATACGGAGTAAACGAGGGTTCGTTAGCTACCCAGCGAACCGCACCCTGATAGCTGTCGGCAACGCCATCGACATGCACCGTCACTGTTTTACCAGCGGTAAACTGAGCGCGAAAACGCTCGGGGACATACACTCGGGCGTACGGCACGCTGTCGGCTTGCACCACGGCCACGATGCTGCCTACCGAGACGCGTTCACCAAGGTTGTAGGGCAGGTTGTCGAGAATGCCGTTACGGGTAGCCACAATCGTCAGCTCACTGAGTTTCTGTTGCTGTAGTGTCACGTTCGCCTCTGCGGCGGCCAGTTCGGCTTTCGCTTGCTCAATATCTTCAATACGTGCTCCAGCGGTAAGCTTGGCAAATTCTTCTTTGGCCGAATCGAGCTCAGCGCGGGCAGAATCTCGTACCGACACAGCACTGTCTTTTTCGGACTGACTGATTAAACGTTTTGATACCAGTTCCGAGACGCGGCGAAAGCTTTTTTCTGCTTCCGTAAGCTGCGCCGTGGCACGGGATACGCGAGCTTGCGCTACTGCGATATCTTCCGGACGTTCACCATTGGTGAGTTTGGCCAGATACGCGGCCGCTTTGGCTCGCTGTGCGATGGCTTGCGCCACCATGGCCTGCTGACTGGCATCATCGAGTTTTACCAGCACATCACCAACATGCACTTCGCTGCCCTCTGTAATAGGTAGTTGGCGAATGATTTCGTTGCTGGTGGCAGAGAAGGTCACCCGATCGCGTTCTAGCGTGCCAAGGGCTTGATTCTCTGAGTCCTGACTGCAGCCGGAGAGCAGCAGAATGAGAAGCGACAGTGTTAAACCCCGTTTCATGAACTGCTCCTTAATAAAATAAGCGTGAGGCACAAAGTGCGAAGGAATTCGTTTCATCGTTACAACAAGTTTATGTTAGATAAGCCATTTGTCGCACTCATTATTGGTGAACTCTGTGAATTACCAAACCAGATTTATTCATCAAAAACGCGTTGTTGTGGAATAGCGGGGAAAATGGGGAAACGGTGATGTGACAGCGAAAGGAGAAGGGATAACAAAACGGCCCACAGTGTGGGCCGTTACGGTGATGGGCTTAGCGCGTCAGGCTAAACAGTAAAGCGGATACCGCCAGTACCCCGACAAACAGCACAAAGTAGGTACTTAAACGCTGCTTGTAGGCGTGTAGCGCTTTCACTCGATAGACAGCAATCATCGGCATGATAAACAGAATCATCGCGATGACGGGCCCGGATAGCGCTTCCATCATCCCGAGAATGCTTGGGTTCATTACCGCCGCAAACCAAATCGCCACAAACATGAATGCAATGCCAATTTTGTCAGCGCTGCGTGCAGAGAGACGACTGTGTTTGGTGATTAGCCCGTTTAAGCTTTCACGCGCGCCAAGGAAATGTCCCAGAAAGGACGAGGTGATGGCAACAAATGCGACCAAAGGACCGAGCGCTGCAATAAAAGGATTGTGGGTTGCGTTTGCCAGATAAGACAACACCGAAACATTCTGCGATTTAGCTTCAATCAACTGCTCGGGTGACAACGCCAGGACGCAAGAAAACACAAACAGCAATACGAATGCGATCAACATGATGCTGGTGCGTTTAAGGATTTGCTCAGATTTGACAACCGCGTTGTCTTTATAGTGGCGGCGCTGAATGTTGGCAAAGCTTGAAATCGCCGCCGCATGACTGAATGAAAATACGACCACTGGCACTGCGAGCCAAACCGTTTGGGTGAAATCGCTGAGCGCAGGCATTGCCAGAGATGGCATCGTCCAAAACGGAATGAGGTAAAAAGAGAGTGCTGCAAGTATGGCGGCAAGCGGGTAAACCATGGCGGCAAAGGCGCGCAGCATGATCTTCTCTCCGCCAAGCATAATGGCGATCAGGCTGAATACCAGTGCACCTGACAGCAATTCTCTTGGTGGACTGCTCATTTGAGCCTGATTGACGAGAAAACTGTCGACCGTGTTAGTGAGACCAACACCGTAAATCAGCAGAATTGGGAAAATAGACAAGAAATAGAGCAGGGAGATCAAGCGACCAGCTTTGGCGCCGAAGTGTTCTTCGACCACATCGGTAAAGTCTGCGTTTGAACGCTCAGAAGAAAGAACAAAGCGCGCCAGCCCTCGATGCGCGAGGTAAGTCATAGGGAAAGCCAACACCGCCATCAAAACCAATGGCCAGAATCCACCTAAGCCGATATTGATTGGAAGGAACAGAATACCAGCCCCGACCGCGGTGCCAAACAGGCTGAGTAGCCAGTGAGTATCGTGTTTATTCCAGGATGTTGTGGTTTTAGAAACGCTAAAATCTAAAACTTCTTGAGATTCTTTCACTGAATTGAAGTCCATATAAGAATAATAATGTTGCGAATCCTACTCCCTTTAGTTGATGTGATCACACTGTGACTCTGGTCATATTCACTGGCATACACAAGAAGCGTTGATGTATGAAACTATGAAAAAAACGAATTAACAGAATTTTATTCTGATTATTTGTTTGTATTCTGAAACTAAAAGCTAAAAAATAACTATTTTTTGGTTTGATTAAGATGTTAACAGAGTGTTTGAATTCGAGTTGTGGATTATTCCATCATTCATTTCTAACGTGCAGAAATAAAAGCAGTTTTGCCTATGGAGTTGTTGTGCAATTTGCCGCACAATCGATACCTGCCTGTTTAAAAATTATAACAATCCATCATGTTTGCTAACCTGCGTGCCGAAATCATTCTCGTCCTGACTACACTGCTTGCCGCAGCGGGATGGGTATTCTCTAAACAAGCCATTCAAGGGCTGCCTCCTTTTGGTTTTATCGGTCTTCGATTCGTGACAGCGTCACTTATTCTATTGCCTTTTTGCTTGCCTGCACTACGCAAAGCCTCGCTAGGCGATATGCTCCGTTCTATGGGGGTAGGTGTATTTCTGGGTGGATCTATCTTTTGCTGGATCTACGCGATTTCCATCAGTGACACTCTTGGCGAAGGGGCCTTTATTATGAGCCTGTCGATGTTGTTTGTGCCGCTGGTAGCTTGGCCGTTGTTCGGGAACAAACCCAGCCGGGCGTTTTGGATGTCATTGCCAATTGCTGTGGTCGGTTTGTTTTTACTTGCTTGGAACGGTGAGTGGAATGTTGCCGCCAGCCAGTTATGGTTTCTACTTGCTGCGGTTGGACTCGCGCTGCATTTCAACTTCAATAGCCAATACTCCGCTAAATTGCCACCAATGTTGTTGACCACGTTACAGCTTTTCGCGACAGGTTGTCTTGGGTTGCTCCTGTCCTATTTTGTTGAAGCCTGGCCACAAGAGGTGAGTGGTGAAACTTGGAAATGGTTTGTACTCAGTGTTCTGCTGGCAACCAGTCTTCGCTACCTGATGCAGACGGTCGGGCAAAAACATGCTAACCCAACCAACGCCGCCATTCTGATGCTGCTTGAACCCGTTTGGACCCTATTGCTCAGTGTTTGGATTTACAGTGAATCAATGCCACTGAACAAAATTATCGGTTGTGTGTTGTTGCTCGGTTCATTGCTGCTATACCGTATGAGCAACATTCGACGCTAATCCGGTTTGAGTAGAAAGGGCGCTAAGGCGCCTTTTCTTTTTTCTACTCTTCGATGTATTTCAATTACTTTCATTGGGTTAGATGGCACCTTCTCGCGAAATTCTGCCTTGATATGAACGACTGTGACTAAGTGACATTCCGTTTGTGTTCTTATACTTGCTTAGCAATAAAGGAATAAGGAGAAGAACATGGCTGTGATTTTATATGTGCGGATTAAGTCTGGATTGGATCCCGATGAGCTGGAAAGAAGGGCTCTTGAGCGTAAACCTCGGTTTAAAGAAATCCCTGGATTGATACAAAAGGTTTATGGTCGCGACCCGCAAACTGGCGAGGTGTGTGGTATCTATTTCTTCAAAGATCTGCCATCCATGCAAGCCTTCAAAGAGACTGAACTGGCAAAAACCATCCCATCAGCTTATGAAGCGCTAGACGTGAGAAGGGAGGTGTATGAGCTTATGTTCCCGCTTTATGAAGAGCGCGGGCCTTTTTAGTCACTCATGATGACTCTGAACCCGAAACGCTGCTGAATGTGAATAATCAGCAGCGTTTCGGTTGTTCTTTTCTATCCGACCAGCTTCTGTCCTGCGCTGTCGCAGTTGATGAGGTTACGGCCATTTGATTTCGCCGCATACAACGCCTTGTCCGCTCTTTTCAGTAGTTGCTCAGGATAGAGATCGCTGGTTTGAACTTGCGTGATACCAATACTGACAGTGATAGACATCGTCATGTTGTCATACTCCATAATGGTCTGTTCTATGGCATGACGAACGGCATTGTAGATAGCCAATGCGCTTTGTTTGTTCTGATCGTGCAGTATCAGGGCGAATTCTTCGCCTCCAATGCGTGATAGATGCCCGTCTGAACCCAGTAAGGCAGATGATATTCCGACCACTTGTTTGAGTACGTAATCGCCGGCGTTATGACCATATTGATCGTTGAGTATCTTAAAATGATCAATATCCATCAATCCTAAAAAGAAGGACGCACCATCCGAGTGGAACTGTGCTAACGCGTGCTGAATTTCTTTGGTAAATACGCGGCGGTTAGGAGCACTAGTCAGATGGTCCGTAGAGGCTAACTGGTTAAGCTCCATGACCTGCAGACGCAGGTTAATGTTCAGTGCAATCCAGTTTGCCAAGCATTGCAGTTCAAGTGCCTCGGTTTCGGAATAATAGCTGGTTTGATTGTGTGCTACATTCAACGTGCCTAAACATTGATTTCCACACAGTAATGGCGCATCCATACAAGTTTTCATCCCGAACTGGCTGAGCATGATGCAATCTAACTCATCGGATTGCGCCAAATCGTCACAGATGATCAGTGTTCTCTCAGAAAACGCACGACCGACGAAGGTTTGCGCGATAGGCACCGGAAAATCGAGCGGAATCGCTTTATTGCCACTGATAGAGTAGAGCTTTAAATATTCACTGCCATCTTGCAAAGTGATGCTGGCGCGCTCGGCGTCAAATAATCTGTGTATCCACTGCGAAACGGTATCGAGAACTTCCTGAAGTGAAGGTGCCGCCGATAATGCGTGAATAAATTCGGCAGGCAAATTGATGTGGTATCCTTTTTCAAATTCGGACAGCGTTAAAGGGTCAAACTTTCTTTCTGCAGGCATAACTACACCCCTTTAATTATTATATTTTTATTTTTTGATACCGATATTTATTAACTTATTCGTTATGAAATATGGATAGATTTCCCTTTAAACATTACTGGTATTTTTATCAGATGCAAGCTCGGTGAAATCAACTGTCCCAGTGTCAAACAAGTGTTGGGAAGGATCCCATTTAATTCATAGATATCAGTTATCTATATACATTTTGATTCATGTTATTCCTGCAAAAATACTACTTTTGAATTAGTTGTTAATGATGAGAATATGAGGAAGATATGAATCAAAAGTTGAGCAATTCTCACTGTTGATACAAATAACAGGATGGGTAAATATACGACCGGTTACATGTTCACCGTTCGGTAAAGTTAGTATTTTGCATAGCAGTCAAATAATGACAATTATTTTCATTTAAGTAGGACGCGATGCAGAGAATGCCAGTTGGTGTGGATTGAAAGAGATTTAAAGCCGGGCAAGACTCCGGCTTTAAATCTATAGATTAGTGCTTACGACCAGACTTGCCGCTCAATCTGTTTGAGAAATTGGACCTTGGCCCATTGCTCCTCAACGGTAAGCTTATTGCCTTCTTCAGTGGAGGCGAAGCCGCATTGTGGGCTGATACACAGGTTTTCAAGTGGAACGTATTGCGATGCTTCGTCAATACGCGCTTTGACTTGAGCGGCATCTTCCAGTTCAGGGAATTTTGAGGTAATCAAGCCGAGCACAATTTGGCTTTGTGTATTGGACCAATGACGCAGGGGAGCAAAGTCACCAGAACGTTCGGAATCGTATTCCAGGAAAAAGCCATCGTAGTGAGTGGCAAACAGAGCTTTAGCTACAGGTTCATAACCACCGGAAAACAACCAGGACGACGCGTGGTTGCCGCGGCAGATGTGTGTAGTAACCACCAAGTCATCAGGTTTATCGCGCAAAGCTTCATTGATGATTCGTGTACAAATTTGAGCGATTTCATCTGGATTGATTCCTTTCGCTTCAAGGCCGCTGCGTTTCTCTGCATCGACCAAAAACGCCCAGTTCGTATCATCGAATTGCAAATAGCGGCAACCTCGGGCGTAGAACGCTTGAATGGCATCACGATACGTTTGCGCTAAGTCTTGGTAGAACAGCTCTAGATCCGGGTAGATATTGTGAATACGTGATGAACCATCGTTAGCGAGAATTTCCTGACGGAGAATCATTGTCGGACTGGGAATGGTTGCTTTGGCGACGTAGTGTTCATCTTCACCTACTGCATTGAGCAGGAAATCAAAGTGTTCCAGAAATGGATGCTCAGGGTTAAAAGCGATACGACCGATCGCACGAATATTGTAAGCCGGTGCGGCTTTGCCATGAAATTTCTGATTGTAGCCGGCATCAGGTGTATAACCTTCGATTCCGTGCAGATTTTCCAAAAAGTCGATGTGCCAGAAACCGCGGCGAAATTCACCGTCAGTGATGGCCTGGATGCCTGTTGCCTTTTGTTGCGCTACCAATTCGAGAATGGCTGCGTCTTCAACCTGAGTGAGCTGAGAACGGTCTATTTTCCCTTGAGCGTAATCACGGCGTGCCTGATGGAGAAAAGCCGGGCGCAGATAGCTGCCTACGGTGTCAGTGCGAAAAGGAGGACGTAAAGCCATGATAGTTACCTCTATTGTGAGTCGGGTTTGTGAGGTCAGAGTAATGGATGGCTAGACGTCTTGTTAATCTGTTTTTGTTCATAATCAATATGAAACAAATTCAACTAGATGGATCGCAGAAAAATGAAAACGACCAACCGTAAGAAAGGAGAGGCTGGTCGCTACTATAAAACTGGGTAAGAGTGTGGAGCATTTACTAGCAAAGATCGCGCATTAGCGTCTCGTATTCCTCTTTGGCCTCTTCTATCAAACCTACCAGCTCTGTGGCATCTTCTCCTGAGAGATCTAAATGCCAACGCATCTGGTTGGTTCGCCCAGTATCCTTACAAGTTAGTTCTGTACATTTACCGTGAGTTTCAAAACAGAGTGCCTCAAACTCACCGTTAAACTTACGTTTTTCCTCCATAATATGAATATGCAAATAACCAGTCGGGTTCACCATTACATTTGCATGATGATGTCCCTTTCCTGCCAATGTGTATGACCGATGTTTAGTGTACATAATATGCTCGATTTCAAACGTGTTTCTGTCTATGCAACCGTCAACAGCGTGGATGCGCCCACTTCCCCCAAAGTATAGGTAGACATCGCTTGGCTAAGTGATGCATTGGGCATCTTTTTTAGAACAATTGTTTGTATTTATTTGAGTGGTTGTAACTGAATGGAATGCTTAGAAACAGGATGTGCGCATCGCGAAGGTGCGTGGAAATAGGTGTTTGATCATGAGGGTTATTTCCTTCATTTCGATCTCTCGTCCGACAAGGGGCAGTGTATCTGAATTTAGACGGTTCAGAGTATTGTGTGAGGTGCCAGAGTCAGGGGAGTTCGAAATGAAGGGGATATATTGAACTGGCAATGATGTGAGGTTTGGAGTATTGCCAGTTCTCGGGTGCCTAGCGGCGTTTAACTATGATTTCTTTTCTGCTTTTGTGTCTTTCCAATATTGGATGCGAACACGATGCAGCTGAGCTCTTCTCATTTTTTTCATAGTAATCTCCTTTATAAGTAACGCTCTTAGTGAGCTTATTGTTTAAGGTTTACTTAATGGCTCCCTTTCGTTGGGAGCGTATTACAAATTATGGGTTTTCCCATAACGTCTTGAGTGAGTTTTAAATATACTCACCAAATTTCATGTCGGTGACTTACGTCTTCATTCGGGATTACATTACCCACTTCATATGACACTAACATGTCAATCAAGTTCCGTGCCTATTTGTCACCGAATGTTCATATTCTTACACCTGAATGCCCATAAAAAGCAACAATTCGTTTTGCATTATTTGTTTACGTAAACAAAACACAGGCAATGCAAAACCAATTTTTGCTCTCAACATGGATACGAGCTATGACGGTTGGCTGTTGAACGCAGGGTAAGGCACGATTTTGCCGCATTCAAAGCACTGGAATTGTGCACGAACGGCAACGCTGATGAGATATCAGAAACTCTTCGAAATAGAAAGGTTAAGTGAAGCGTAAAAATTACAATTCGAACAAATCGTCGAACCTACGCTTTTCCAGAATATCTTCAATTCGCTTTCTGGTTTGGTGTTCTGTTAATACTTTCTTTTCTTCTGGAAGATTCGCTTTCTCTTCCGTTTTCTCTTTAACTTTTTTCGGCATAAGATTATTTCTGTCGAGTTGAATAAAATGATTCTAGACGGATAAATTCTAAAGGACAGAAATCTCGCCTAATTTGTGATGCTTGTTCTAGAATAGTCTGCGATTTTTATCAAACCAGAATAATAGGTTGTTTAAAAATAGCTGTTTTCAAAGTTCCAGGTAACAAAACGTTAATGTACACACGCTTTAAACGTGACGCACAAACTCTAACGCCGTTATTCCATTTAAAAGATTGGAAGATCCTAATTTACACTTAAAGCTAACTTTCACCGCGATACCACAATGGTGTGTGCAATGTTAAGTTGAAGGTGTTTAAAATCGAGAATTTCTAGGAGTGACCAGATTTAATTTGTAGATCAGACAGATGTAAATCGAGGGAAAACCAGAAGATTAAGCAATTCAAAGGGATTGAATAGCGCGGCAACGGGTGCCGCGCTAACGGAATTATAGTGCTACTACGTTTGCAGCTTGTGGGCCTTTTTTGCCCTGCTCAACGTCGAAGCTTACACGCTGGCCTTCAGCCAGAGTTTTGAAACCTTCAGAAACGATTGAAGCGAAGTGTACGAATACATCTTTGCCGCCGTTGTCTTGAGTGATGAAACCAAAACCTTTAGTTTCGTTGAACCATTTTACAGAACCAGTCGATTTGTTAGACATAGAGACCTCTAGATTTTCAATATTTACGAGTTATAAGTGTGCTGATAACAAAAGCTATTACATGGACTATCGAGAGGAGCTGTCGCAGGAGCTATACGAAGAATATCGAAAGATAACTGAGAGAACTTTATAGACGTATCATTAATAGCTCAATGGTAAGAGCTGAGGGGCAGTATACAGGTTAAACAAACAATGAACAGCTTTATTTTATCCAGAAGCGTAAATATTTATTTCACTCTCGCCACGCTAGTTTATAAACCAAACCGCGTACCGAATGATGCAGACGCGGTAGTGGTGGAGTGTAAGAGAAAGAGCCCGAATATTGAGCTCTTTTCTTTAAGACTCATGGTTTAGTGACTTACTGAAGGTGTATACCCATGGAAAGTAGAATGTCGTCCAGTTCATTTTGATACTGGTGTGAGGTTCGCACAATTTCATCCAGCTCATTCTGAGGCAAAGACGAACCGAAAATCAGAAAGCAACGCCACTGGTTTTCTGGCTTGCTGAGCTGCGAGAGAAAGTGTTCGTAACTCAATTCGCCTTCTTCATAGACCAGATAGTAGGTGAGCAGAGTAGTCAGGCGGGGCAAACAGGCCTTTTGGGCGAGTTCAGACTTTGCCAACAAGGTGGTTAAGCGCTCTTTAAGTTCTCGACGAATTTCGTTGAGTGAGTCATCAATGATATCAGCCATAGCGTTTCTCCAAGCAATGTGGTGGTTACACAGTTGGTTAAAGTTTTCAGCCCCCAAGGGCACCTACGATACATATCTCATCAAAAACACAGCGCCTTACCGTTTGGTTTTCGTTGGCCTTGGTTCACTCATCAGGCCAAGTATCAACGATATGGTCGCCACCAGTAATACAATAGTGAATGGAAACCCTGTGGTTACAGCCATGGCTTGCGCCGCGGCTAATCCTCCCCCGAGTAGTAGTGCAATCGCGACTAATCCTTCGAATGTACACCAGAATACGCGCTGCGGTGTCGGAGCATCCACTTTACCACCTGCAGAAATCGTGTCGATGACCAAAGAACCGGAGTCTGACGACGTAATAAAAAACACAATTACCAGCACAATACCCACGAACGACGTAATGGACGTCAGCGGCATGACCGCCAGCATTTCAAACAGTTTGAGCGGCAGATCAGCGTTTTTGACCGCTTCATAGCCATCATTAATAAATTGACTGATCGCCGTTCCACCAAAAGCAGTCATCCAAAAAATGCACACGGTGGAAGGAATGAGTAAGACGCAAACAATAAACTCGCGAACGGTTCTGCCACGAGACACTCGCGCGATAAACATGCCGACAAATGGTGACCAGGAAATCCACCACGCCCAGTAAAACGCCGTCCAGCCTTGTGAATAGTTGATGTCTTCGCGTTCAAATGGCATCGACAGCGCCGGAATATGTTCTACGTAAGAAGCGATGTTTTCAAAGAAGCCACTCAGAATGCCGACCGTTGGTCCGGCTATGACAATAAATAGCAGCAGTATAGCCGCCAAAACCATGTTGACT
It contains:
- a CDS encoding DMT family transporter encodes the protein MFANLRAEIILVLTTLLAAAGWVFSKQAIQGLPPFGFIGLRFVTASLILLPFCLPALRKASLGDMLRSMGVGVFLGGSIFCWIYAISISDTLGEGAFIMSLSMLFVPLVAWPLFGNKPSRAFWMSLPIAVVGLFLLAWNGEWNVAASQLWFLLAAVGLALHFNFNSQYSAKLPPMLLTTLQLFATGCLGLLLSYFVEAWPQEVSGETWKWFVLSVLLATSLRYLMQTVGQKHANPTNAAILMLLEPVWTLLLSVWIYSESMPLNKIIGCVLLLGSLLLYRMSNIRR
- a CDS encoding ABC transporter ATP-binding protein, giving the protein MSDLAIHAQNVMKKFGDFTAIEGINLSVPKGSIYGFLGPNGCGKSTTIRVLTGLLSPTEGQVNVLGLDIPRQSEALRLKIGYMTQKFSLYDDLSVQENLQFIGQIFGMNRKELNARADEQLKTYGLDERRKQRVGGMSGGQKQRLALAAATMHRPELLFLDEPTSAVDPENRREFWEQLFDLSSQGTTILVTTHYMDEAERCHRLAIMEAGEIRADDEPEKLMQQMGVTVVEVKAPHLRKLKEVLLTKPEVRSAAQLGIRLRVLIHRQVQDPIAWLRQTNPDLAHAEMTIARPSLEDVFVTVTGKGRQ
- a CDS encoding aromatic amino acid transport family protein, with the translated sequence MKESQEVLDFSVSKTTTSWNKHDTHWLLSLFGTAVGAGILFLPINIGLGGFWPLVLMAVLAFPMTYLAHRGLARFVLSSERSNADFTDVVEEHFGAKAGRLISLLYFLSIFPILLIYGVGLTNTVDSFLVNQAQMSSPPRELLSGALVFSLIAIMLGGEKIMLRAFAAMVYPLAAILAALSFYLIPFWTMPSLAMPALSDFTQTVWLAVPVVVFSFSHAAAISSFANIQRRHYKDNAVVKSEQILKRTSIMLIAFVLLFVFSCVLALSPEQLIEAKSQNVSVLSYLANATHNPFIAALGPLVAFVAITSSFLGHFLGARESLNGLITKHSRLSARSADKIGIAFMFVAIWFAAVMNPSILGMMEALSGPVIAMILFIMPMIAVYRVKALHAYKQRLSTYFVLFVGVLAVSALLFSLTR
- a CDS encoding DUF1289 domain-containing protein, whose protein sequence is MEQLEFFQVPSPCVGVCTVDDRGYCRGCMRKREERFRWLEMTPAEQLHVIQLCRQRYRRKVLAARKAAETEIEPNNPQQELF
- a CDS encoding HlyD family secretion protein; its protein translation is MKRGLTLSLLILLLSGCSQDSENQALGTLERDRVTFSATSNEIIRQLPITEGSEVHVGDVLVKLDDASQQAMVAQAIAQRAKAAAYLAKLTNGERPEDIAVAQARVSRATAQLTEAEKSFRRVSELVSKRLISQSEKDSAVSVRDSARAELDSAKEEFAKLTAGARIEDIEQAKAELAAAEANVTLQQQKLSELTIVATRNGILDNLPYNLGERVSVGSIVAVVQADSVPYARVYVPERFRAQFTAGKTVTVHVDGVADSYQGAVRWVANEPSFTPYYALTENERARLMYLAEVDLPNSAKSLPSGIPAQVDLP
- a CDS encoding ABC transporter permease; translation: MNSLYRIKAVMVKEFRQLSRDRITFGMVVMIPLIQLILFGFAINTDVRNIPVAVVDQSQSTFGRLLTESIKVSQVVNVTQAYTTADQAQQAIASGEVRAALVLPKDLTQRVQEGRELGQWIVDGSDTMIAGAISGLKNMPLQDFDFKIKPAATPTFEITLFYNPSRRAAVNIVPGLLGVILTMTMILFTSAAIVRERERGNLELLITTPVHSIELMIAKIVPYIFVGLIQVFIILGLGHAIFDVPINGSLSQILFGTLLFISASLTLGLMISTVASTQLQAMQMTVFILLPSILLSGFMFPYEGMPVAAQWISEVLPATHFMRLIRGIVLRGADLADLWKDTVWLAGFTVLGLFVASMRFKKSLD
- a CDS encoding YdhR family protein, whose amino-acid sequence is MAVILYVRIKSGLDPDELERRALERKPRFKEIPGLIQKVYGRDPQTGEVCGIYFFKDLPSMQAFKETELAKTIPSAYEALDVRREVYELMFPLYEERGPF